In one window of Eleutherodactylus coqui strain aEleCoq1 chromosome 10, aEleCoq1.hap1, whole genome shotgun sequence DNA:
- the LOC136579945 gene encoding olfactory receptor 5AP2-like, translated as MVHILHDKSIKSHNQSQVTEFILLGIAYVSHWKSLIFIVFLAVFLMTVIGNSVIILVVRLNISLHTPMYVFLTNLSFLELCYTSITIPNILSGIISQSGAISFSGCIVQVYLFTSCATTECILLAAMACDRYVAICRPLRYTVIINRMVCAYLVMFAWLSGVLNSTINTVVTSKLNFCGSNSIERLYCEVQPLIRLSCSDTHLSDILATVSAAVFGVSCLIFILTSYLFILVAIMKMRSRSSRHKTFSTCTSHITVVILYFGALIFMYLLPTDGSSEKMDSAVSMIYSTVTPLLNPIIYSLRNHQVLGAVKNMMRFRCSLKSSHTCRGGHTA; from the coding sequence ATGGTCCACATCTTACATGATAAGTCTATCAAATCACACAATCAGTCTCAGGTTACTGAATTCATCCTCCTTGGGATTGCCTATGTTTCCCATTggaaatcactcatatttatagtctTTTTGGCCGTCTTCCTCATGACTGTGATTGGGAACAGCGTCATTATTTTGGTGGTCAGACTGAATATTTCTCTTCACACCCCCATGTATGTTTTCTTAACAAACCTTTCCTTTCTGGAGCTTTGCTATACATCTATTACAATACCCAACATCTTGTCTGGGATCATAAGCCAAAGTGGAGCCATCTCCTTCTCAGGTTGTATTGTCCAAGTCTATCTCTTTACATCGTGTGCCACTACTGAATGCATCCTGCTGGCCGCCATGGCTTGTGACCGCTATGTGGCCATCTGCCGGCCTCTGCGTTATACGGTCATAATTAATAGGATGGTGTGTGCATATCTTGTCATGTTTGCCTGGTTGAGTGGGGTTCTAAACTCAACCATCAATACCGTGGTCACCTCCAAACTTAATTTCTGTGGCTCGAATTCCATAGAGCGTCTCTATTGTGAAGTCCAGCCTCTGATACGTCTCTCCTGCTCCGACACCCACCTCAGCGACATACTTGCCACCGTTTCAGCAGCTGTGTTTGGAGTAAGCTGTCTCATCTTCATCCTTACGTCCTATCTCTTTATCCTAGTGGCCATTATGAAGATGCGAAGTAGAAGCAGCAGACACAAAACCTTCTCCACCTGCACCTCACACATCACGGTTGTCATCCTCTACTTCGGGGCGCTCATTTTCATGTACCTTCTACCTACTGATGGGTCTTCTGAGAAGATGGACTCCGCGGTTTCCATGATCTACTCTACGGTGACACCTCTGCTGAACCCCATCATTTATAGTCTGAGGAACCATCAGGTCCTCGGAGCCGTGAAGAACATGATGAGATTCCGTTGTTCACTAAAGTCCTCCCATACCTGTAGAGGTGGTCATACAGCCTGA